A genomic window from Balaenoptera acutorostrata chromosome 20, mBalAcu1.1, whole genome shotgun sequence includes:
- the MPP3 gene encoding MAGUK p55 subfamily member 3 — protein MPVLSEDSGLHETLALLTSQLRPDSNQKEEMGFLRDVFSEKSLSYLMKIHEKLRYYERQSPTPVLHSAVALAEDVMEELQAASMHSDERELLHLLSTPHLRAMLMVHDTVAQKNFDPVLPPLPDNIDEDFDEESVKIVRLVKNKEPLGATIRRDEHSGAVVVARIMRGGAADRSGLVHVGDELREVNGITVLHKRPDEISQILAQSQGSITLKIIPATQEEDRLKDSKVFMRALFHYNPREDRAIPCQEAGLPFQRRQVLEVVSQDDPTWWQAKRMGDTNLRAGLIPSKQFQERRLSYRRATGTLPSPQSLKKPPYDQPCDKETCDCEGYFKGHYVAGLRRSFRLGRRERLGSPQEGKTSAVAESPELPTYEEVTRYQHQPGEQPRLVVLIGSLGARLHELKQKVVAENPQHFGVAVPHTTRPRKSHEEDGVEYHFVSKQAFEADLHHNKFLEHGDYKENLYGTSLEAIQVVMAKNKVCLVDVEPDALPQLRTSEFKPYVIFVKPAIQEKRKTPPMSPACEDAAAPLDEEQQEMAASAAFIDQHYGHLVDAVLVKEDLQSAYSQLRVLLERLSKDTHWVPISWVR, from the exons ATGCCGGTGCTGTCCGAGGACTCTG GTTTGCATGAAACCCTGGCACTACTGACCTCTCAGCTCAGACCTGACTCCAACCAGAAGGAAGAGATGGGCTTCCTGAGGGATGTTTTCAGTGAAAAAAGCCTCAGTTATTTAATGAAG ATTCACGAGAAGCTTCGCTATTACGAGAGGCAAAGTCCAACCCCCGTTCTGCACAGCGCTGTGGCCCTTGCCGAGGAT GTGATGGAGGAGCTGCAGGCCGCCTCCATGCACAGTGACGAGAGGGAACTGCTCCACCTGCTGTCCACCCCTCACCTCAGG GCCATGCTCATGGTACATGACACGGTTGCCCAGAAGAATTTTGACCCTGTTCTCCCCCCTCTGCCCGATAATATTGACGAGGATTTTGATGAAGAATCAGTGAAGATTGTCCGCCTGGTGAAAAACAAGGAACCCCTG GGGGCCACCATCCGGCGGGATGAGCACTCAGGGGCTGTCGTGGTGGCCAGGATCATGCGAGGGGGCGCAGCAGACCGGAGCG GCCTGGTCCACGTTGGAGACGAGCTCCGGGAAGTGAACGGGATCACGGTCCTGCACAAGCGGCCTGACGAGATTAGCCAGATTCTG GCGCAGTCCCAGGGGTCCATCACCCTGAAAATCATCCCAGCCACCCAGGAGGAGGACCGCTTGAAGGACAGCAAG GTGTTCATGCGGGCCCTCTTCCACTACAACCCTCGGGAGGACCGGGCCATCCCCTGCCAGGAGGCAGGCCTGCCCTTCCAGCGTAGGCAGGTCCTGGAAGTGGTGAGCCAGGACGACCCCACGTGGTGGCAGGCCAAGCGAATGGGGGACACCAACCTTCGAGCTGGCCTCATCCCCTCCAAGCAGTTCCAGGAAAG GCGACTAAGCTACCGGAGAGCCACGGGCACCCTGCCGAGCCCCCAGAGCCTCAAGAAGCCCCCGT ATGATCAGCCTTGTGACAAAG AGACCTGTGACTGTGAGGGGTATTTCAAAGGACACTACGTGG CTGGTCTTCGGAGGAGCTTCCGGCTGGGCCGCAGGGAGAGACTGGGAAGCCCGCAGGAAGGAAAGACATCCGCAGTGGCCGAGTCTCCGGAGCTGCCGACCTACGAGGAGGTGACCAGGTACCAGCACCAGCCTGGCGAGCAGCCCCGCCTGGTGGTTCTGATCG GGTCTCTGGGAGCCCGACTGCACGAGCTGAAGCAGAAGGTGGTAGCAGAGAACCCACAGCACTTTGGTGTTGCCGTTCCAC ATACCACCAGGCCCAGGAAGAGCCATGAGGAGGATGGGGTGGAATATCACTTCGTCTCTAAGCAAGCATTTGAGGCCGACTTGCATCACAACAA GTTCCTGGAGCACGGTGACTATAAGGAAAACCTCTATGGAACCAGCCTGGAAGCCATTCAGGTTGTGATGGCCAAAAACAAAGTGTGTTTGGTGGACGTGGAGCCAGAT GCACTGCCACAACTGAGGACCTCAGAGTTTAAACCCTACGTTATATTTGTAAAGCCTGCAATTCAGGAAAAGAGGAAGACGCCACCCATGTCCCCAGCTTGTGAGGATGCAGCAGCCCCACTT GATGAGGAGCAGCAAGAGATGGCCGCCTCTGCTGCCTTCATAGACCAGCATTACGGGCACCTGGTAGACGCTGTGTTGGTGAAGGAGGACCTCCAGAGTGCGTACAGCCAGCTCAGAGTGCTCTTAGAGAGGCTGAGCAAGGACACTCACTGGGTACCTATTAGTTGGGTCAGGTAA